CATGCATTGCGCCTTGAACCGCTCCGGCTCGTAGTCGGCGAGGATGTTCGTCACGCGCGCTTCCATCGGCAGCTCCAGAAACAGCTGCGGCGCCCGCTCCTTCGCTTCCATAAGAAACTCCGGCAGCACGGCCTTCCCAACGCGCCGGCTCTCTCCTTCCATCGCGATGAACGGGCTGTGGCGCAGCCGGATCAGCTCGTGCACGAGCAGCGAGTCGAACGTGCGCTGGTTGTGCGGTTCGAGGCCGACCCCGCCGAAGATCGACCCGCGATGCGCCGCGAGCCCTTCGAGATCAAGGACGGGATACCCCTTCTCGTGAAGCGAACGCAAAATATTCGTCTTCCCCGTTCCCGTCAGTCCGTTCAATACGATCAGCGGTTGGTTCAGCTCGTACGACGCCAGCGTCTCGACGACCCATCGCCGATAGGCGCGGAATCCCCCTTGAATGCGGTAGATTCGTCCGCCGAGGATGGAGAGCAGCGTCGACGCCGTCTTGCTCCGCATGCCGCCGCGCCAGCAGAAGAACGCCTTGCGCCCGGGGACGCCCTGCAGCTCTCGAATGAACGCCGGCAGCTTCGCCGATACGATCTCGAGGCCGAGCTCCTTCGCCGCGTCTACGCTCTGCTGCTTATACGTGGTGCCGATCCGCGCCCGTTCCTCGTTATCGAACAGCGGCACGTTCACGGCGCCCGGCACGCTGCCTTCCGCGAACTCGCCGGGCGATCGAACGTCGATCGGGGTCATATCCCCTCTCCCGAGCAGCTCCACGAATTGTTCTACGGTGATGTCTTCTACCAAGGCTTACGCTTCCTTCCCGTGCCGCACGACGATCCGTCCCGGGTGCGCGTCCGTGACGGCGCCGATCAAGGCCGCTTCCACGCCCGCCTCCCGCAGCGCCGCATGCAGCGCCTCCGCTTGATCGCCTTCGACGGCTATCAAGAGGCCGCCGGACGTGACGGCGTCGCAAAGCACGTATCTTTCGGTTTCGCTCAGCGTCGGCGCGAAGTCGATCGACGACTCGACGTGGCGATAGTTGTTTTTCGTGCCGCCCGGAATGACGCCCTCGTCCGCGAGCTCCTTCGCCCGAGGCAGGACGGGAACCTGCGGCTGGTCGATGACGATGCCCGCGCCGCTGCCCTTCGCCATCTCGAGCGCATGGCCGAGCAAGCCGAAGCCCGTCACGTCCGTGCAGGCGTGGACGGGATACCCTTCCATCGTCTCCGCCGCTCGGCGATTCAGCGTCGCCATGACCGCGGTGACGCGTTCGATCTCCTCCGGCGACAGCTTGTCCCGCTTGATCGCGGTCGTCAGAATGCCGACGCCGATCGGCTTCGTCAAGATGAGCCGGTCGCCCGGCTTCGCCCCGGCGTTCGTCAGCACGCGGTCGGGGTGGATCGTGCCGGTGACGGCGAGGCCGAACTTCGGCTCGTTATCGTCGATCGAGTGGCCGCCGACGAGCGTCGCGCCCGCCTCGCGCACCTTGTCTCCCGCGCCGCGGAGAATGTCCGCCAGCACGGAACGATCGAGCCTTCCGATCGGGAACGCGACGAGATTCAGCACCGTCGTCGGCTTGCCCCCCATCGCGTATACGTCGCTCAGCGCGTTCGCCGCCGCGACTTGTCCGAACGCGTACGGGTCGTCGACGATCGGCGTGAAGAAGTCGACCGTCTGCACGAGCGCCAGCTCGTCCGTCAATTTATAAACGCCCGCGTCGTCGCTCGTCTCGGTGCCCACGAGCAGGTTCGGGTCCCGCTCCGTCTTCGGGAGGCTCGACAAAATGCCGGACAACTCCCCGGGTCCGATCTTGCAGCCGCAGCCGCCCTTGGACGACAGCGACGTCAGCTTCACGGCGTCTCGTCCTTGCGCTTGTCCTTGTTCCATCCGTACTTCCGCCTCCTTATGTCATGCGAACGGCTGCAGTTCCTTCCGGATGAACGCGGTCACGAGCGGCGCGAACCGCTCGAGCAGCTCCGCCGTCCGTTCCAGATCGTCCCTGAGGCCGTCCCGCGGCAAATCCATGTAGTCCTGCGTCAACGGACGCCGCAGCGCGACCAGCGCCTTCAAGCCGTCCGCGAGGTGTTCCGGCAGCACGCCCTCCGTGCGCAGCACGTCGACGATATCCTCGTAGCTGCTCGCGTCGCGCATCATGAACCCATCGATCAGAAAGCTGCCGACGTCGGTGACCGCTTCGATCGCGAGATGCAGCGCCCGCTCCTGCGCGAAATGCGTCAGCAGCGCGGACGAGCCGGTCCGTTCCGTCCCCGCGCCGGCCGCGGCGCCCGACGCCAGCTCCCGCAGCGCCTTCGTCACCGTCGGCAAAAACCGAAGCCGCGCGTCGATCTGTTCTTCGTTCACGTAATACATTCGGTACTCCGTCTCCCTTCCCTATGAAGCCCTCGATCCCTTATGAGTCCCGCTTCTTGCGCGCCTTGCGCTTCAGCACGCCCGCCGTAATGACGAACGTCAACACGATCACCAATAAAATCAGAAAGGCCTCCGATACGTCGCGACCCACAATCATTCCTCCGTATTCTTACCCGACGGCGTTCCTCGCGGCCGAGAGCAGCGCCCAGCGGCGTTCCGTCTTTCGTTTGTATTTCGGCAGCGCCCGATACACGTCCACCGCCTCGGCGTACGCCGCTTTCGCGTCGGGCTTCTTGCCCAATGCGTCGTACAATCGGCCGAGCTTGTAATAAAACTCGCACGACGACGAATTCGCTTCCCGGAACCGCTGCAGCGCGGCGACGGCGCGTTCGGAATCCACTGGCGCGAGCGACTCGGCGAGGCGCAGATACGGCTCGCCGTACCGCACGCGCGGATTCATCTCCAGCGCTCTGAGAATATCCCTCTCGCCTTGTTCGAGTTCGCCCGTCTTCACGCGACAAATGCCGAGGTCGCAAGTAACCTCGGCCGAATGTTCCATCGCGGGCATGATCTCTTCGAGCAAGCGGCGGGCGTCTCCCCACCGCTTCTTCTCCATATAGAGACGCGCGGCTTCTTGCTTCGCGGATACGTCGAAGGGGCGTTCGCGAATGTCTTGAAGCGCCTTCGACAGCCTGCGGCTGCGCCGAATCGGCTTCATGAAGCTAGGGAAAATTCCGATAAAACTCCGGTCCAGGAAGTATAATAGCAGCAACAGCACGAGAATGGCAACGAACGGATTGCCGAGCAGCAGCCATAGCAGCCCGAACAACAGTCCCACTTTCATGGCAGGTCCTCCTTCTCGAACGTTGCTGCCATTATATCACAACCGGGCTTAGCCCAACCACAGATGCGACGCGTAGCCGAGCATCGCGCCGAGGAGGTACCAGATGGTGCTCATGGAAAATCACCTGCCTTTGCAGCATTTTCCAATAGCATCTCCTAAAGGGGTTCGCTTTAGTATGAAAGAGGAAGCCGCGCGTTCGGGCATAAAAAAATCCCGTGCGCTCCGTGGGCGGCAGCGCCGGGATTGTCGCGAAGGAATCGTTCACGCCTCCTTCGGCTTACTCGCGTTCCTTGTTCATGCTTCGCCGCGTCCGAATTTCGAGCGCGACCGACACCGATACGACGATAATGCCGATCACCCAAAACCAAATCGGGGTTTCGTTCATGATTTCCCTCCTTTGCTTCGGTACCGCGCCATAAACCGAGTCGGGACGAATAATTCCTCTCTCCCAAGCTCGTACAGCTCCGCGATTTGCGTCGCTCGAGGAGCGCCGACGCCGCGGGCGCCGTTCTCGATCTGCAGCAGGTAGCCCGGGGAGATGCTGAGCCTCTTGGCCGCATGCTCCAAGGACATGCCGGCCCGCTCCCTCGTCAGTTTCAGCAAGCTTTCCATCGATTCGCCCGCCTTCGCGTTTTGCATTGTTTTCCCTATTTTACTCGAATTGGAGTCGGGATTTCAACGCATTTCGCGAAGTTTTCCGGGAAAATT
The nucleotide sequence above comes from Paenibacillus antri. Encoded proteins:
- a CDS encoding helix-turn-helix domain-containing protein; protein product: MESLLKLTRERAGMSLEHAAKRLSISPGYLLQIENGARGVGAPRATQIAELYELGREELFVPTRFMARYRSKGGKS
- a CDS encoding DUF86 domain-containing protein yields the protein MYYVNEEQIDARLRFLPTVTKALRELASGAAAGAGTERTGSSALLTHFAQERALHLAIEAVTDVGSFLIDGFMMRDASSYEDIVDVLRTEGVLPEHLADGLKALVALRRPLTQDYMDLPRDGLRDDLERTAELLERFAPLVTAFIRKELQPFA
- a CDS encoding tetratricopeptide repeat protein, with the protein product MKVGLLFGLLWLLLGNPFVAILVLLLLLYFLDRSFIGIFPSFMKPIRRSRRLSKALQDIRERPFDVSAKQEAARLYMEKKRWGDARRLLEEIMPAMEHSAEVTCDLGICRVKTGELEQGERDILRALEMNPRVRYGEPYLRLAESLAPVDSERAVAALQRFREANSSSCEFYYKLGRLYDALGKKPDAKAAYAEAVDVYRALPKYKRKTERRWALLSAARNAVG
- the mnmH gene encoding tRNA 2-selenouridine(34) synthase MnmH, whose product is MVEDITVEQFVELLGRGDMTPIDVRSPGEFAEGSVPGAVNVPLFDNEERARIGTTYKQQSVDAAKELGLEIVSAKLPAFIRELQGVPGRKAFFCWRGGMRSKTASTLLSILGGRIYRIQGGFRAYRRWVVETLASYELNQPLIVLNGLTGTGKTNILRSLHEKGYPVLDLEGLAAHRGSIFGGVGLEPHNQRTFDSLLVHELIRLRHSPFIAMEGESRRVGKAVLPEFLMEAKERAPQLFLELPMEARVTNILADYEPERFKAQCMEAFERIERKIHTPAARDIRQALERDDFREAVRGLLEYYYDPRYEHTISEYAAERTVIRAATTMEAERKIEAFLKRAYPQAN
- the selD gene encoding selenide, water dikinase SelD → MEQGQAQGRDAVKLTSLSSKGGCGCKIGPGELSGILSSLPKTERDPNLLVGTETSDDAGVYKLTDELALVQTVDFFTPIVDDPYAFGQVAAANALSDVYAMGGKPTTVLNLVAFPIGRLDRSVLADILRGAGDKVREAGATLVGGHSIDDNEPKFGLAVTGTIHPDRVLTNAGAKPGDRLILTKPIGVGILTTAIKRDKLSPEEIERVTAVMATLNRRAAETMEGYPVHACTDVTGFGLLGHALEMAKGSGAGIVIDQPQVPVLPRAKELADEGVIPGGTKNNYRHVESSIDFAPTLSETERYVLCDAVTSGGLLIAVEGDQAEALHAALREAGVEAALIGAVTDAHPGRIVVRHGKEA
- a CDS encoding amino acid ABC transporter permease, which produces MGRDVSEAFLILLVIVLTFVITAGVLKRKARKKRDS